A single region of the Streptomyces sp. NBC_01381 genome encodes:
- a CDS encoding MbtH family protein, which translates to MTNPFENPDGTYTVLVNDENQHSLWPVTVDVPAGWTVAHPSDTREACLRFIEENWTDMRPRSLAQRMAGN; encoded by the coding sequence ATGACGAACCCCTTCGAGAACCCGGACGGCACGTACACGGTGCTCGTCAACGACGAGAACCAGCACTCGCTCTGGCCGGTCACCGTGGACGTGCCCGCAGGCTGGACCGTCGCGCACCCGAGCGACACCCGCGAGGCCTGCCTGCGCTTCATCGAGGAGAACTGGACCGACATGCGCCCGCGCAGCCTCGCGCAGCGCATGGCCGGCAACTGA
- a CDS encoding methyltransferase encodes MMPRALENTVYGLISTPVLHTALKHGVFASLIEQGPDTVPGLAERLSTDPDTLERMLLVLTSLGVVERSKDGEFALTAEAAPFLDHRNSRYLGGFIEHLTVETQGRLTRLDTYLADGKQSGEASPFDDVYRDSESLRAFMRAMWDLSFGMSQELAALAGLSGTTHLVDVGGATGPFAVAALLAEPGLRATVFDMPAVAPLVGEDAEARPVVDRLGFAGGDFFADELPRGDCLAFGYILSDWDDDTCVRLLEKAYRACDTTDGPGRVLIMDRLFDDDHTGPLATAAMNLVMHIEMAGRHRTAAEFIALLERAGFTDCEVRRSSAEKHLVIGHKKA; translated from the coding sequence ATGATGCCGCGCGCACTTGAGAACACCGTCTACGGACTCATCTCCACCCCGGTGCTGCACACGGCCCTCAAGCACGGTGTGTTCGCGTCCCTCATCGAGCAGGGCCCGGACACCGTGCCGGGCCTGGCCGAGCGCCTCTCCACCGACCCCGACACCCTGGAGCGCATGCTCCTGGTCCTGACGTCCCTCGGTGTCGTCGAACGCTCCAAGGACGGGGAGTTCGCCCTGACCGCCGAGGCCGCGCCGTTCCTCGACCACCGCAACAGCCGGTACCTGGGCGGTTTCATCGAGCACCTGACGGTGGAGACGCAGGGCCGCCTCACCCGCCTGGACACCTACCTCGCCGATGGCAAGCAGAGCGGCGAGGCATCACCGTTCGACGACGTGTACCGGGACAGCGAATCGCTGCGCGCGTTCATGCGCGCGATGTGGGACCTCAGCTTCGGCATGTCGCAGGAGCTCGCCGCCCTCGCGGGCCTTTCCGGGACGACGCACCTGGTGGACGTCGGCGGCGCCACCGGCCCGTTCGCCGTGGCGGCGCTGCTCGCCGAACCAGGCCTGCGCGCCACGGTCTTCGACATGCCCGCGGTCGCACCCCTGGTCGGCGAGGACGCCGAGGCACGACCGGTCGTCGACCGGCTCGGCTTCGCCGGGGGCGACTTCTTCGCCGACGAACTCCCGCGGGGCGACTGCCTCGCCTTCGGCTACATCCTCTCCGACTGGGACGACGACACCTGCGTACGGCTCCTGGAGAAGGCGTACCGCGCCTGCGACACGACGGATGGCCCCGGCAGGGTCCTCATCATGGACCGCCTCTTCGACGACGACCACACCGGTCCGCTGGCCACCGCCGCGATGAACCTGGTGATGCACATCGAGATGGCGGGCCGCCACCGCACGGCCGCGGAGTTCATCGCCCTCCTGGAACGCGCGGGCTTCACCGACTGCGAGGTGCGCCGCAGCAGCGCCGAGAAGCACCTGGTCATCGGCCACAAGAAGGCCTGA
- a CDS encoding amino acid adenylation domain-containing protein: MTPKDKGYDRARHGIHNLRRAEVIADPRRYWAAISELPPVFYDEVGGVWVCSGYAESVEILAQHRAFSSARHHAPDDLAERGMSGIVPTAEMLSAQFLFNDPPAHTRIRDALRGEFSPASMRRHDPALRSIAAEVLDTLPGAGTIDLVRDFAERLPEHLMTHLLGMAGRGAELTEWADSYERLLSSVSTFPSRADLETIPLLEKALAGLRRLAAERLAEPGDDLVTTLAAGLRADFDAGPSGEPPAELLDLVAANAMVLVAGGYQTLTHLVSTGLLLLAEHPEQLRRLRDDPSLVDSAVSEVMRIDGSSQYVGRHAVRDIEIGGARLKAGDGVLVLLAAANLDPRKFTDPTAFDVARAEGRHLGFGSGPHYCLGAPFAERLARWAILGFIERYQEFGLSPVEPEPVEWGPHCNTRSRHQALVVVGSPSEGSVMDGAVAVRPARSEAADVLLEAKEAADVLPEAKPVSDLERHQIITEWNDTGADERAADVCWQLLFEDRARLAPDSTAVEDEGVTYSYAELDALANGAAHRLRDLGVEPETVVAISMERSVRLIVAVLAVAKAGGAFLLAAADCPGERLKTMLDQTSARLVIADDATAERFDALGVPADVVRLHPGERAATPPVTGVVPGNTAYVVFTSGTTGRPKAIANSHEALTNLHIAQRKVFRLRPRDRVLQFLSLNFDGCVSEVVLALLNGATLVMGTAAALTPGPPLLRLLRERRVTAAIMTPSVWSVLPRDPLPDLRIAAFAGERLPGELVQRWTAKGRRLLNLYGPAEAAVWSTWHECVAGEEDPPIGRPVHGKRVYVLDDERRLLPAGCPGELYIAGTGIGRYLGRPDLMATSFVPDPFADRPGRLMYRTGDICAWREDGSLEYAGRRDRQVKIRGQRVELDEVERVLEKAPGVASCHAVERDNRLHALVVPERPDSWRESEVRGYLAEHLHGGMIPATFTVLDRLPLTTNGKVGEAAEVVADHAKPEPNPEPTPQPSSWSPPPPKWELTHATWELARLFSSCLRVPQAQVKLDTDFFSAGGDSLAMAEFMAAAEDRFGVVIDVQRLLDDPTLAGLVRLLGEERETQ, encoded by the coding sequence ATGACACCCAAGGACAAGGGCTATGACCGTGCGCGGCACGGCATCCACAATCTGCGCCGCGCCGAGGTCATAGCCGACCCCCGGCGCTACTGGGCCGCGATATCCGAGCTCCCGCCCGTCTTCTACGACGAGGTGGGCGGCGTCTGGGTCTGCTCCGGGTACGCCGAGTCGGTCGAGATCCTCGCTCAGCACCGGGCGTTCTCGTCCGCCCGGCACCACGCCCCCGACGACCTCGCGGAGCGCGGCATGAGCGGCATCGTGCCGACCGCCGAGATGCTGTCCGCGCAGTTCCTCTTCAACGACCCTCCCGCGCACACCAGGATCAGGGACGCCCTGCGCGGCGAGTTCTCGCCGGCCAGCATGCGCCGGCACGACCCGGCCCTGCGGTCGATCGCCGCCGAGGTCCTCGACACGCTGCCCGGGGCCGGAACCATCGATCTGGTACGGGACTTCGCCGAGCGGCTGCCCGAGCACCTGATGACCCATCTGCTCGGCATGGCGGGCCGCGGCGCGGAACTCACCGAGTGGGCCGACTCCTACGAGCGCCTGCTCAGCAGCGTCTCCACCTTCCCGAGCCGGGCCGACCTGGAGACCATCCCGCTGCTCGAGAAGGCGCTCGCCGGACTGCGCCGCCTTGCCGCCGAGCGCCTCGCCGAGCCCGGCGACGACCTCGTCACCACGCTGGCGGCCGGACTGCGCGCCGACTTCGACGCCGGTCCGTCGGGCGAACCGCCGGCCGAGCTCCTCGACCTCGTCGCCGCCAACGCGATGGTGCTCGTCGCCGGCGGCTACCAGACCCTGACCCACCTCGTCTCCACCGGGCTCCTGCTGCTCGCCGAACACCCGGAGCAGCTAAGGCGGTTGCGGGACGACCCCTCGCTCGTCGACTCCGCCGTGTCCGAGGTGATGCGGATCGACGGGTCGAGCCAGTACGTGGGGCGGCACGCCGTACGCGACATCGAGATCGGCGGTGCGCGGCTGAAGGCCGGGGACGGCGTCCTCGTGCTGCTCGCCGCGGCCAACCTCGACCCCCGCAAGTTCACCGACCCCACGGCCTTCGACGTCGCGCGCGCCGAGGGCCGCCACCTCGGGTTCGGCTCGGGGCCGCACTACTGCCTGGGCGCGCCGTTCGCCGAACGCCTGGCGCGCTGGGCGATCCTCGGATTCATCGAGCGCTACCAGGAGTTCGGGCTCTCCCCGGTGGAGCCCGAACCGGTGGAGTGGGGGCCGCACTGCAACACCCGCTCCCGGCACCAGGCCCTGGTGGTCGTCGGCTCCCCGTCCGAGGGCTCGGTGATGGACGGTGCGGTGGCCGTCCGCCCCGCGCGGTCCGAGGCCGCCGACGTGCTCCTGGAGGCGAAGGAGGCCGCCGACGTGCTGCCGGAGGCGAAGCCGGTCAGCGACCTCGAACGGCACCAGATCATCACCGAGTGGAACGACACCGGCGCCGACGAGCGGGCCGCCGACGTCTGCTGGCAGCTGCTCTTCGAGGACCGGGCCCGCCTCGCGCCGGACAGTACGGCGGTCGAGGACGAGGGCGTCACCTACTCGTACGCGGAGCTCGACGCGCTGGCCAACGGGGCCGCGCACCGGCTGCGTGACCTGGGCGTGGAGCCGGAGACGGTCGTCGCGATCAGCATGGAACGCTCCGTGCGGCTCATCGTGGCCGTCCTCGCCGTGGCCAAGGCGGGTGGCGCCTTCCTGCTGGCCGCCGCCGACTGCCCCGGCGAGCGCCTGAAGACCATGCTGGACCAGACGTCGGCGCGGCTCGTCATCGCCGACGACGCCACCGCCGAGCGGTTCGACGCGCTTGGCGTGCCGGCCGACGTGGTCAGGCTGCACCCCGGCGAGCGTGCCGCCACCCCGCCGGTCACCGGCGTGGTGCCGGGGAACACCGCCTACGTGGTGTTCACCAGCGGCACCACCGGACGGCCGAAGGCGATCGCCAACAGCCATGAGGCGCTGACGAATCTGCACATCGCCCAGCGCAAGGTGTTCCGGCTGCGGCCGCGGGACCGGGTGCTGCAGTTCCTGTCGCTGAACTTCGACGGCTGTGTCTCCGAGGTCGTCCTCGCGCTGCTGAACGGGGCGACCCTCGTGATGGGCACCGCCGCCGCCCTGACACCGGGACCGCCGCTGCTTCGGCTGCTGCGCGAACGGCGCGTGACCGCCGCCATCATGACGCCATCGGTCTGGTCGGTGCTCCCGCGCGATCCGCTGCCCGATCTGCGGATCGCGGCGTTCGCGGGCGAGCGCTTGCCCGGCGAGCTCGTCCAGCGCTGGACGGCGAAGGGCCGGCGCCTGCTCAACCTCTACGGGCCCGCCGAGGCGGCCGTCTGGTCCACCTGGCACGAGTGCGTCGCGGGCGAGGAGGACCCGCCGATCGGCCGGCCGGTGCACGGCAAGCGTGTGTACGTACTCGACGACGAACGGCGGCTGCTGCCCGCAGGCTGCCCGGGCGAGCTGTACATCGCGGGCACGGGCATCGGCCGCTACCTCGGACGCCCCGACCTCATGGCCACGTCGTTCGTGCCCGACCCCTTCGCGGACCGGCCGGGCCGGCTGATGTACCGGACCGGCGACATCTGCGCATGGCGGGAGGACGGCTCCTTGGAGTACGCGGGCCGCCGCGACCGGCAGGTCAAGATCCGCGGACAGCGCGTCGAACTCGACGAGGTCGAGCGCGTCCTGGAGAAGGCACCCGGCGTCGCGTCCTGCCACGCCGTCGAACGCGACAACAGGCTGCACGCCCTCGTGGTGCCCGAACGCCCGGACTCCTGGCGGGAGTCGGAGGTGCGCGGCTACCTGGCCGAGCACCTCCACGGCGGCATGATCCCGGCGACGTTCACCGTCCTGGACCGGCTGCCGCTCACCACGAACGGCAAGGTGGGGGAGGCAGCCGAGGTGGTTGCCGATCACGCCAAACCGGAGCCGAATCCGGAGCCGACGCCTCAGCCGAGCAGTTGGAGCCCTCCGCCGCCCAAGTGGGAGTTGACGCACGCCACTTGGGAACTCGCCCGGCTCTTCTCGTCGTGCCTGCGCGTTCCGCAGGCCCAGGTGAAGCTGGACACCGACTTCTTCTCGGCGGGCGGCGATTCGCTGGCCATGGCCGAGTTCATGGCGGCCGCCGAGGACCGCTTCGGCGTGGTGATCGACGTACAACGGCTGCTCGACGACCCGACCCTGGCCGGTCTGGTACGTCTGCTGGGCGAGGAGCGAGAGACACAGTGA
- a CDS encoding PLP-dependent aminotransferase family protein: protein MNDSSTSVELADRLRALVSRLSPGDRLPSSRELTKEYRVGPATVARAIAALAAEGVVVTRPGSGTYAAQRTRLQSEATATDTDWQTVALTDRAVDTHLIADPLGPPPAGTITLDGGYVHRSLQPTRALSAALARAARRPDAWDRAPAGGLTALRTVFARIVGGSVTADDVLITAGGQSALSIAFRAVAGPGSPVLVESPTYPRALAAARAAGLRPVPVPLDADGLRPDMLADAFAMTGARLLYCQPTFQNPTGTVLTPERRRQILDVARASGAFVLEDDFARHLGHGGAVPRPLVADDRDGTVVHVTSLTKPAAPSLRIGALVARGPVMERMRAVRLVDDFFVTRPLQEAALEVLSSPSWDRHVRSLGTALRERGAVLAAALTEELPGATLAGLPTGGLHLWVRLPPGVDDTVLTAAARQRGVAVSAGVRYFAAEPPAAHLRIGFAATADHAELTEGARRLGAALGGLAPKAG from the coding sequence ATGAATGACAGTAGCACTTCTGTCGAGTTGGCCGACAGGCTCCGTGCGCTGGTCTCCCGGCTCTCGCCCGGCGACCGGCTGCCGAGCAGCCGGGAGCTGACCAAGGAGTACCGGGTCGGCCCGGCGACCGTGGCGCGGGCCATCGCCGCGCTGGCCGCCGAGGGCGTGGTGGTGACCCGTCCGGGCAGCGGGACGTACGCGGCACAGCGCACCCGGCTCCAGAGCGAAGCCACTGCCACCGACACCGACTGGCAGACGGTCGCCCTCACCGACCGCGCCGTCGACACGCATCTGATCGCCGACCCGCTCGGCCCGCCACCGGCCGGGACGATCACACTGGACGGCGGCTATGTGCACCGCTCACTCCAGCCAACTCGGGCCCTGAGCGCGGCACTTGCACGGGCGGCACGCCGTCCGGACGCCTGGGACCGCGCCCCAGCAGGCGGTCTGACGGCGCTGCGCACCGTGTTCGCCCGGATCGTCGGCGGCAGCGTGACGGCGGACGACGTGCTGATCACCGCCGGCGGGCAGAGCGCCCTGTCGATCGCGTTCCGCGCCGTCGCCGGGCCCGGCAGCCCGGTCCTGGTCGAGTCCCCCACCTATCCGCGGGCTCTTGCCGCCGCCCGCGCCGCGGGGCTGCGGCCCGTCCCCGTACCGCTCGACGCCGACGGCCTGCGGCCGGACATGCTGGCCGACGCGTTCGCGATGACCGGCGCACGGCTGCTGTACTGCCAGCCGACGTTCCAGAACCCGACCGGCACGGTGCTCACGCCCGAACGGCGCCGTCAGATCCTCGATGTGGCGCGCGCATCGGGCGCGTTCGTGCTGGAGGACGACTTCGCGCGGCACCTGGGACACGGCGGCGCGGTGCCGCGACCGCTGGTCGCCGACGACCGCGACGGCACGGTCGTGCACGTCACCTCACTCACCAAGCCCGCCGCACCGAGCCTGCGGATCGGAGCCCTTGTGGCCCGCGGGCCGGTCATGGAGCGGATGCGGGCGGTGCGCCTGGTCGACGACTTCTTCGTCACGCGCCCGCTCCAGGAGGCCGCGCTCGAGGTGCTCAGCTCCCCGTCCTGGGACCGGCACGTCCGCTCGCTCGGTACGGCGCTGCGGGAGCGCGGCGCCGTACTGGCCGCCGCGCTCACCGAGGAGCTGCCGGGCGCGACCCTGGCCGGTCTGCCAACGGGCGGACTGCACCTGTGGGTTCGCCTGCCGCCGGGCGTGGACGACACCGTCCTCACCGCCGCCGCCCGGCAGCGCGGCGTCGCGGTGAGCGCCGGTGTCCGCTACTTCGCCGCCGAGCCGCCGGCGGCCCACCTGCGCATCGGGTTCGCCGCGACCGCCGATCACGCCGAGCTGACGGAGGGGGCGCGTCGGCTGGGGGCGGCGCTCGGCGGACTCGCCCCGAAGGCAGGGTGA
- a CDS encoding alpha/beta fold hydrolase — MKSTGRQAAAAAAGKRASRPAVSKVRGGTDATAQPVVIVHGSMDRSTGFRRVSDELPDRTVIGYDRRGWGRSRPLGGAGVDHQAHVDDLREILAELSAPVVLGHSYGALVALAAAAAEPSLVAGIVAVEPPVRWLPWWPAVDPWEETVRGAAAEGGPERAARALLTELLGPASRLHLARTQPSDLAADGAALISEMTDPTVDVPRFDPLTFATPTVVAAGTRSAPHHREVARRLAELLPHGRFAEIAGAGHASHVTHPTEVARLIEELLAAPPSTTTPTPTPTLTPTTAPTEEQPR; from the coding sequence GTGAAGTCGACAGGAAGACAGGCCGCGGCGGCCGCCGCGGGGAAACGCGCGTCGCGGCCGGCCGTCAGCAAGGTCCGCGGCGGGACGGACGCGACCGCCCAGCCGGTCGTGATCGTGCACGGCTCCATGGACCGCAGCACCGGCTTCCGCCGGGTGAGCGACGAGCTGCCGGACCGGACGGTCATCGGATACGACCGGCGCGGCTGGGGCCGGTCGCGGCCGCTCGGCGGCGCGGGCGTCGACCACCAGGCGCACGTGGACGACCTGCGCGAGATCCTCGCCGAGCTGTCCGCACCGGTCGTGCTCGGCCACAGCTACGGCGCCCTGGTGGCGCTGGCCGCCGCGGCGGCGGAACCGTCGCTGGTCGCGGGCATCGTCGCCGTGGAACCGCCGGTGCGCTGGCTGCCGTGGTGGCCGGCCGTGGACCCCTGGGAGGAGACCGTGCGCGGCGCCGCCGCCGAGGGCGGGCCGGAGCGGGCGGCCCGCGCGCTGCTCACCGAACTCCTCGGCCCCGCAAGCCGGTTGCACCTGGCCCGCACCCAGCCGTCCGACCTCGCCGCGGACGGTGCGGCCCTGATCTCCGAGATGACGGACCCCACCGTCGACGTGCCGCGCTTCGACCCCCTGACGTTCGCGACGCCCACCGTGGTGGCGGCCGGCACGCGGTCCGCGCCGCACCACCGTGAGGTGGCACGCCGCCTGGCGGAACTGCTGCCGCACGGCCGGTTCGCCGAGATCGCAGGCGCGGGCCACGCCTCCCACGTCACCCACCCGACGGAAGTGGCCCGCCTGATCGAAGAGCTGCTGGCCGCACCACCATCCACGACGACCCCGACACCCACCCCGACACTCACCCCTACGACCGCCCCGACAGAGGAGCAGCCCCGATGA
- a CDS encoding MFS transporter produces the protein MTFPKLSTPFEQGRPHPETRTEEPPPRSLWRNGDFLRFWLGETLSLLGTQVTNLALPLTAIIAFDATDEQVGILRFLQLVPYLGLALVFGVWVDRARRRRIMLGANAVRMILLALVPVLYWTEALSLASLLVIACAVGVASVLFDVSWMSYVPTLVRDPKHYVEAGAKMGMSSSAADVAGPGLAGVLVGALTAPVALIVDAFSYLVSLISLLLIRTPEPRPQPPAARRHLPTELRDGLRLVLKNPVLRSLALIGFCCNFSMITVWTMFLLYGTRDLHLDSTTLGSIFATASVGGLIGAAVSRKVIRRFRLGLVYLVAQSALLIGPTLIVLATGPRPVMVVMFVLSFFITYLGLGVAGVIIVSLRQASTPQSMMGRMTAVFRTLLFGGGALGGLFAGLLSGRIGARGALTVAAIGSAAVLIALVLSPVSRLRALPSAPEEPAVAAADGPTDG, from the coding sequence ATGACCTTCCCCAAGCTCTCAACTCCGTTCGAGCAGGGGAGACCCCATCCGGAGACGCGCACGGAGGAACCGCCCCCGCGGAGCCTGTGGCGCAACGGCGACTTCCTCAGATTCTGGCTCGGCGAGACCCTCTCGCTCCTCGGCACCCAGGTCACGAACCTCGCCCTGCCGCTGACCGCGATCATCGCGTTCGACGCCACCGACGAGCAGGTCGGCATTCTGCGGTTCCTGCAACTCGTCCCGTACCTCGGCCTCGCCCTGGTCTTCGGGGTGTGGGTGGACCGGGCCAGGCGGCGGCGGATCATGCTCGGCGCCAACGCCGTCCGGATGATCCTGCTGGCCCTCGTCCCCGTCCTGTACTGGACGGAGGCGCTCAGCCTGGCCTCGCTCCTGGTGATCGCCTGTGCCGTCGGCGTCGCATCGGTGCTCTTCGACGTGAGCTGGATGTCGTACGTACCCACGCTCGTACGCGACCCCAAGCACTATGTCGAGGCCGGTGCCAAGATGGGCATGAGCTCATCGGCGGCCGACGTGGCGGGGCCAGGGCTCGCGGGTGTCCTGGTCGGTGCCCTCACCGCGCCCGTGGCGCTGATCGTCGACGCCTTCTCCTATCTGGTGTCCCTGATCTCGCTGCTGCTGATCCGCACACCCGAGCCCCGCCCCCAACCGCCCGCCGCGCGACGGCACTTGCCCACCGAACTCCGGGACGGCCTGCGCCTGGTCCTGAAGAATCCGGTCCTGCGGTCGCTGGCCCTGATCGGGTTCTGCTGCAACTTCTCCATGATCACCGTATGGACGATGTTCCTGCTGTACGGAACACGCGACCTGCACCTGGACTCGACGACCCTCGGCTCCATCTTCGCCACCGCCTCCGTGGGCGGACTGATCGGAGCGGCGGTCTCCCGCAAGGTCATCCGCCGCTTCCGGCTCGGCCTCGTCTACCTCGTCGCCCAGTCGGCCCTCCTCATAGGACCGACGCTGATCGTCCTGGCCACAGGACCCCGGCCGGTGATGGTGGTGATGTTCGTCCTCTCCTTCTTCATCACCTATCTCGGACTCGGCGTCGCCGGCGTCATCATCGTCAGCCTGCGCCAGGCAAGCACCCCCCAGTCGATGATGGGCCGGATGACGGCGGTCTTCCGCACCCTGCTGTTCGGCGGCGGCGCGCTCGGCGGCCTGTTCGCGGGCCTGCTGTCCGGCCGGATCGGCGCCCGGGGCGCCTTGACCGTGGCGGCGATCGGCTCGGCCGCCGTACTGATCGCGCTCGTCCTGTCCCCGGTGAGCCGTCTTCGCGCCCTGCCGTCGGCGCCGGAGGAACCCGCCGTGGCGGCAGCGGACGGGCCAACCGACGGCTGA
- a CDS encoding aminotransferase class V-fold PLP-dependent enzyme yields the protein MRADTPGCRNVIHFNNAGCGLLAAPVLDAMVGHLHLEARTGGYEASAARAAEVREFYTELAALINTTPDNIAFAGSATHAYANALSSIPFETDDVILTTRDDFVSNQIAFLSLRKRFGVRIVHAPNTPEGGVDVAAMAVLMRTHRPRLVSATHVPTNSGLVSPVAEIGRHCRELDLLYLVDACQSVGQYVLDVEEIGCDFLTATCRKFLRGPRGSGFLYVSDRVLRAGREPLFIDMHGARWTEPGGYKPVATAARFEEWEFPYATVLGSAAATRYAREVGIEAIERRTPALAARLRDRLAPIPGVRVLDRGPRLAALVTCGVAGWQPEPFKAALDARGINSAISYREFAQFDFGDKDVDWCLRLSPHYYNTEEEVDHVADAVAELAAQGRR from the coding sequence TTGCGGGCCGACACCCCGGGCTGCCGCAACGTCATCCACTTCAACAACGCGGGCTGTGGGCTCCTCGCAGCCCCGGTCCTCGACGCCATGGTCGGCCATCTGCACCTCGAAGCCCGGACGGGCGGCTACGAGGCGTCGGCCGCCCGCGCCGCCGAAGTCCGCGAGTTCTACACGGAGCTCGCCGCCCTCATCAACACCACGCCCGACAACATCGCCTTCGCGGGCAGCGCCACCCACGCCTACGCCAACGCCCTGTCCTCGATCCCGTTCGAGACCGACGACGTCATCCTCACCACCCGCGACGACTTCGTCTCCAATCAGATCGCCTTCCTGTCCCTGCGCAAGCGCTTCGGCGTACGCATCGTCCACGCGCCCAACACCCCGGAAGGCGGCGTCGACGTGGCGGCGATGGCCGTGCTGATGCGGACCCACCGCCCCCGCCTGGTGTCCGCCACCCATGTCCCCACCAACTCGGGCCTCGTATCGCCCGTCGCCGAAATCGGCCGCCACTGCCGGGAGTTGGACCTGCTCTACCTGGTCGACGCCTGCCAGTCGGTGGGCCAGTACGTCCTCGATGTGGAGGAGATCGGCTGCGACTTCCTCACCGCCACCTGCCGCAAGTTCCTCCGCGGCCCCCGCGGTTCGGGATTCCTGTACGTATCCGATCGCGTCCTGCGGGCGGGTCGCGAGCCGCTGTTCATCGACATGCACGGCGCCCGCTGGACCGAGCCGGGCGGCTACAAGCCCGTGGCGACGGCGGCCCGCTTCGAGGAGTGGGAGTTCCCGTACGCCACGGTGCTCGGCAGCGCCGCCGCGACGCGCTATGCCCGCGAGGTCGGCATCGAGGCCATCGAGCGGCGAACCCCCGCACTCGCCGCCCGGCTCCGCGACCGGCTCGCACCGATACCGGGGGTGCGCGTGCTCGACCGCGGCCCGCGGCTCGCCGCGCTCGTCACCTGCGGCGTGGCGGGCTGGCAGCCGGAGCCGTTCAAGGCGGCCTTGGACGCCCGCGGCATCAACTCGGCGATCAGCTACCGGGAGTTCGCCCAGTTCGACTTCGGGGACAAGGACGTCGACTGGTGCCTGCGCCTGTCGCCGCACTACTACAACACCGAAGAGGAAGTGGACCACGTCGCGGACGCGGTCGCGGAACTCGCCGCCCAGGGACGGCGATGA